A stretch of DNA from Brevibacillus ruminantium:
TTAAAAAAGTCTATATCGAAATTACGAGCGTCTGTAACCTGGCCTGCAGCTTTTGCCCGCAGACCGCAAGAAAAGCCAACTTCATCAAGCCAGATACGTTCGCGTACACGCTGGATCAGATCAGGCCGCATACCAAATACATTTACCTGCATGTCAAAGGAGAGCCGCTGCTTCATCCCAAGATCGACGAGCTGCTGGACATGGCGCATGAAAAAGGCTTCAAAGTCAACATCACGACTAACGGAACGCTGATCAACAAGAACCGGCACAAGCTGCTGGGAAAGCCGGCGCTGCGCCAGATGAACTTTTCTTTGCACAGCTTTGACGGACACGAAGGCTCTACGGATCGCGAGGGATACGTCTCCAGCATCCTGTCCTTTGTCCGGGAGGCCGCCGCGCAGGGAATCATCGTCTCGTTTCGGCTGTGGAATTTGCAGAAGCATGAAATCTCAAGCAGTGAAAAGAGACGGAACCGGGAGACACTGGAGATGCTGGAGAAAGAGTTTCAGCTGGATTATCGCATTGAGGAAAAGGTAGTCCCGGGTGGCGGGGTCAAAATTGCCGACCGTATCTATCTGAATCAGGATCACGAATTCCAATGGCCCAGTTTGGATGCTCCCGAAGATGATGGCAAGGGCTTTTGTCATGCGCTGCGTACACAAGCGGC
This window harbors:
- a CDS encoding radical SAM/SPASM domain-containing protein, with amino-acid sequence MKTFKKVYIEITSVCNLACSFCPQTARKANFIKPDTFAYTLDQIRPHTKYIYLHVKGEPLLHPKIDELLDMAHEKGFKVNITTNGTLINKNRHKLLGKPALRQMNFSLHSFDGHEGSTDREGYVSSILSFVREAAAQGIIVSFRLWNLQKHEISSSEKRRNRETLEMLEKEFQLDYRIEEKVVPGGGVKIADRIYLNQDHEFQWPSLDAPEDDGKGFCHALRTQAAILVDGTVVPCCLDGEGVINLGNIHRTGFTDIVEGERANNLVDGFSRREAVEELCRKCGYRQRFGA